A single region of the Amphiprion ocellaris isolate individual 3 ecotype Okinawa chromosome 4, ASM2253959v1, whole genome shotgun sequence genome encodes:
- the fip1l1b gene encoding pre-mRNA 3'-end-processing factor FIP1 isoform X4, translating to MSAEEADKTTTTDASAGDEEEEWLYGDESESKEEDEEAKLNAAVSAPADAPADDAVPHTTGNGVASEAPGEAAGEDVDSDSDSDDDDDDVRVTIGDIKTGAPQYTPYGAPPVNLNIKTTGSRPYGQATKLKGVDLDAPGNINGVPVLEVDVESFEEKPWRKPGADLSDYFNYGFNEDTWKAYCEKQKRLRMGLEVSTVGSVTSKITVQQGRTGNEKDLSSLPVHTSKPDFTSPVNLYKSAVSQVTRKTSGTIDVIGGQTATISRVEGRRRHNLDGNNIQVISEHSTSETEPTPAKIPPFFPPGPLPPNIPPPPFLPPPPNVSTAPPLIPPPRLPITVPPPGFPPPPSGPPPAIIPTMDSGHPGGYDGRSVPPYPFPQGAYPPPMAGGVPPPWPPIMDNSKPWDYYSRRDDKRDKDRDRPRERTHEREREREHSPSAMSYTSDEERYRYREYQERAYGERHRDRSSREKEERHRDRRHREKEEGRHKSSRSSSRRRHDSEEGDSHRRHKHKKSKRSKEGKEASEEISADQENQEAME from the exons ATGTCTGCGGAGGAAGCGGACAAAACAACCACCACTGATGCCAGCgctggagatgaggaggaggaatggCTGTATggag ATGAGTCGGAGAGTAaagaagaggatgaagaagcCAAATTGAATGCTGCCGTCAG TGCACCTGCTGATGCTCCAGCAGACGATGCTGTCCCACACACTACAGGAAATGGAGTCGCCTCTGAG GCCcctggagaagctgcagggGAAGATGTGGACAGTGATAGCGACAGTGATGACGACGACGATGATGTCCGCGTCACCATTGGCGACATAAAAACTGGAGCTCCACAATACAC ACCTTACGGAGCTCCACCTGTCAACCTCAACATAAAGACAACAGGCTCCAGACCCTATGGACAAG CCACAAAGCTGAAAGGAGTAGATCTTGATGCACCTGGGAACATTAATGGCGTTCCAGTCCTGGAGGTGGACGTGGAGTCCTTTGAAGAGAAACCCTGGAGGaagccag GAGCGGATCTGTCGGACTACTTTAACTACGGTTTCAATGAAGACACGTGGAAGGCTTACTGTGAGAAGCAGAAGAGGCTACGTATGGGCTTGGAGGTCTCCACAGTTGGTTCAGTCACAAGCAAGATCACT GTTCAGCAGGGCAGGACAGGTAATGAAAAGGACCTGTCAAGTTTGCCTGTTCACACCTCCAAACCAGACTTCACTTCTCCCGTCAACCTGTACAAGTCTGCTGTCAGTCAGGTCACCAG gAAGACGAGCGGTACCATAGATGTGATCGGTGGACAGACGGCCACAATCAGCAGGGTTGAAGGGCGACGCAGACACAATCTAGATGGCAACAATATCCAG GTGATCTCTGAACACTCCACATCAGAGACGGAACCAACTCCAGCTAAAATTCCCCCCTTCTTCCCTCCTGGACCTCTTCCTCCAAACATCCCCCCACCTCCGTTTCTCCCTCCGCCACCAAACGTCAGCACTGCACCCCCACTCATCCCCCCACCCA GGCTGCCCATTACTGTCCCTCCGCCTGGGTTTCCTCCTCCACCTAGTGGGCCTCCTCCTGCCATCATCCCCACTATGGACAG TGGCCACCCTGGAGGTTACGATGGACGCTCTGTGCCTCCGTACCCATTTCCTCAAG GTGCTTACCCTCCACCCATGGCTGGAGGTGTCCCTCCTCCTTGGCCCCCAATTATGGACAACTCCAAACCCTGGGACTACTATTCCCGTCGGGACGACAAGAGGGACAAGGACAGAGACAGACCCAGAGAGAGGACACATGagcgggagagagagagggagcacaGCCCTTCAGCTATGAGCTACaccag TGATGAGGAGCGGTATCGTTACCGCGAGTATCAGGAGCGAGCTTACGGAGAGCGCCATCGCGACCGGTCGAGCcgagagaaagaggaaagacACCGAGATAGGCggcacagagagaaagaggagggtCGCCACAAGTCCTCTCGCAG CAGTAGCAGAAGGAGGCATGACAGTGAGGAGGGCGACAGCCACCGGAGGCACAAACACAAGAAGAGCAAGAGGAGCAAGGAGGGCAAAGAGGCCAGTGAGGAGATCAGCGCAGACCAAGAGAACCAGGAGGCCATGGAGTAA
- the fip1l1b gene encoding pre-mRNA 3'-end-processing factor FIP1 isoform X3, which produces MSAEEADKTTTTDASAGDEEEEWLYGDESESKEEDEEAKLNAAVSAPADAPADDAVPHTTGNGVASEAPGEAAGEDVDSDSDSDDDDDDVRVTIGDIKTGAPQYTPYGAPPVNLNIKTTGSRPYGQATKLKGVDLDAPGNINGVPVLEVDVESFEEKPWRKPGADLSDYFNYGFNEDTWKAYCEKQKRLRMGLEVSTVGSVTSKITVQQGRTGNEKDLSSLPVHTSKPDFTSPVNLYKSAVSQVTRKTSGTIDVIGGQTATISRVEGRRRHNLDGNNIQVISEHSTSETEPTPAKIPPFFPPGPLPPNIPPPPFLPPPPNVSTAPPLIPPPRLPITVPPPGFPPPPSGPPPAIIPTMDSGHPGGYDGRSVPPYPFPQGAYPPPMAGGVPPPWPPIMDNSKPWDYYSRRDDKRDKDRDRPRERTHEREREREHSPSAMSYTSDEERYRYREYQERAYGERHRDRSSREKEERHRDRRHREKEEGRHKSSRSSSSRRRHDSEEGDSHRRHKHKKSKRSKEGKEASEEISADQENQEAME; this is translated from the exons ATGTCTGCGGAGGAAGCGGACAAAACAACCACCACTGATGCCAGCgctggagatgaggaggaggaatggCTGTATggag ATGAGTCGGAGAGTAaagaagaggatgaagaagcCAAATTGAATGCTGCCGTCAG TGCACCTGCTGATGCTCCAGCAGACGATGCTGTCCCACACACTACAGGAAATGGAGTCGCCTCTGAG GCCcctggagaagctgcagggGAAGATGTGGACAGTGATAGCGACAGTGATGACGACGACGATGATGTCCGCGTCACCATTGGCGACATAAAAACTGGAGCTCCACAATACAC ACCTTACGGAGCTCCACCTGTCAACCTCAACATAAAGACAACAGGCTCCAGACCCTATGGACAAG CCACAAAGCTGAAAGGAGTAGATCTTGATGCACCTGGGAACATTAATGGCGTTCCAGTCCTGGAGGTGGACGTGGAGTCCTTTGAAGAGAAACCCTGGAGGaagccag GAGCGGATCTGTCGGACTACTTTAACTACGGTTTCAATGAAGACACGTGGAAGGCTTACTGTGAGAAGCAGAAGAGGCTACGTATGGGCTTGGAGGTCTCCACAGTTGGTTCAGTCACAAGCAAGATCACT GTTCAGCAGGGCAGGACAGGTAATGAAAAGGACCTGTCAAGTTTGCCTGTTCACACCTCCAAACCAGACTTCACTTCTCCCGTCAACCTGTACAAGTCTGCTGTCAGTCAGGTCACCAG gAAGACGAGCGGTACCATAGATGTGATCGGTGGACAGACGGCCACAATCAGCAGGGTTGAAGGGCGACGCAGACACAATCTAGATGGCAACAATATCCAG GTGATCTCTGAACACTCCACATCAGAGACGGAACCAACTCCAGCTAAAATTCCCCCCTTCTTCCCTCCTGGACCTCTTCCTCCAAACATCCCCCCACCTCCGTTTCTCCCTCCGCCACCAAACGTCAGCACTGCACCCCCACTCATCCCCCCACCCA GGCTGCCCATTACTGTCCCTCCGCCTGGGTTTCCTCCTCCACCTAGTGGGCCTCCTCCTGCCATCATCCCCACTATGGACAG TGGCCACCCTGGAGGTTACGATGGACGCTCTGTGCCTCCGTACCCATTTCCTCAAG GTGCTTACCCTCCACCCATGGCTGGAGGTGTCCCTCCTCCTTGGCCCCCAATTATGGACAACTCCAAACCCTGGGACTACTATTCCCGTCGGGACGACAAGAGGGACAAGGACAGAGACAGACCCAGAGAGAGGACACATGagcgggagagagagagggagcacaGCCCTTCAGCTATGAGCTACaccag TGATGAGGAGCGGTATCGTTACCGCGAGTATCAGGAGCGAGCTTACGGAGAGCGCCATCGCGACCGGTCGAGCcgagagaaagaggaaagacACCGAGATAGGCggcacagagagaaagaggagggtCGCCACAAGTCCTCTCGCAG CAGCAGTAGCAGAAGGAGGCATGACAGTGAGGAGGGCGACAGCCACCGGAGGCACAAACACAAGAAGAGCAAGAGGAGCAAGGAGGGCAAAGAGGCCAGTGAGGAGATCAGCGCAGACCAAGAGAACCAGGAGGCCATGGAGTAA
- the LOC111569820 gene encoding uncharacterized protein LOC111569820, with product MGLVHVALVVLSLLSAGQSAPVTSCESLLQPLEIQGRDQLLGRWTYIAESTDIPGARTLTKMLIETTWLNITAGDNNDTINIVQNQKTMGLCLSVSSKLTLKNNTISREQPYPGSAILLNTGCPDCLVFYANYTIGQSTYKGVQLLSRRPKLSDTEMEEVTKQMMCLNLPKPVVLDPEKGFCSESQGRTFDLTDTINSMGSDQFSKLDKIFQSEGGVQTLMEMITSAVARINSN from the exons ATGGGGCTTGTTCATGTTGCTCTGGTTGTGTTGAGTCTTCTGTCTGCTGGTCAGTCAGCTCCTGTGACCAGCTGTGAAAGTCTGCTGCAACCTCTTGAAATCCAGGGAAGAGATCAG CTGCTGGGAAGATGGACGTACATAGCAGAAAGCACAGACATACCCGGAGCCAGAACACTGACGAAGATGCTTATTGAGACCACCTGGCTGAACATCACTGCTGGTGACAACAATGATACCATCAATATTGTTCAGAATCAAAAAAC GATGGGCCTTTGTTTGAGTGTCTCTTCCAAACTGACCTTGAAAAACAACACTATCAGTAGGG AGCAACCTTACCCTGGTTCTGCCATCCTACTGAACACCGGCTGTCCTGATTGCCTTGTTTTCTATGCAAATTACACCATTGGACAAAGCACATACAAAGGTGTCCAGCTCCTGA GTAGGAGACCTAAGCTGTCCGATACTGAGATGGAAGAGGTTACAAAACAAATGATGTGTCTGAACTTACCGAAACCCGTTGTCCTGGATCCAGAAAAAG GTTTCTGCTCCGAGTCCCAAGGAAGGACCTTTGACCTGACTGATACCATTAACAGCATGGGCTCCGATCAGTTCAGCAAACTGGACAAGATTTTCCAAAGTGAGGGTGGAGTACAGACACTTATGGAAATGATCACCAGCGCTGTAGCTCGAATAAATTCTAATTAA
- the LOC111569828 gene encoding uncharacterized protein LOC111569828: MKCVAVGVLLSLLALGRPAPLSDCDTVVKPIAISREYMLGRWLYIGGSSDLPGSRSLGHLMSSAWLNLAETSQSNVLTLTQTQRLYSKCTSLVYNVTFENSIMLIEQPFYLKEVYLTTEPDCLVAYEEIISGRDTFTSLLMFSRTKSVSPAALEMLKRQAECLGMTSPIIVDPNYEMCPDDIQPSEGLSALNSLLEAKMGHRVTRVLDYLFDMFVN, encoded by the exons ATGAAGTGTGTTGCTGTCGGCGTGTTGCTCAGTCTCCTAGCACTGGGACGGCCTGCTCCTCTGAGCGACTGTGACACTGTGGTAAAACCAATAGCCATCAGCAGAGAATAT ATGTTGGGGAGATGGTTGTACATCGGGGGGAGCTCTGACCTCCCAGGAAGCCGCTCGCTGGGCCACCTGATGTCCAGCGCCTGGTTGAACCTCGCTGAAACGTCCCAGAGCAACGTCCTCACTCTCACCCAGACCCAGAGATT ATACAGTAAATGCACAAGTCTAGTATACAATGTGACCTTTGAAAACAGCATAATGTTAATTG AACAACCTTTCTACCTCAAGGAAGTCTACCTGACAACTGAGCCTGACTGTCTGGTCGCCTATGAAGAAATTATCTCTGGGAGAGATACGTTTACCAGTCTTCTCATGTTTA GCAGGACAAAGAGTGTCTCACCTGCTGCTCTGGAGATGTTAAAGAGACAAGCAGAGTGTCTGGGGATGACGTCGCCCATAATAGTAGATCCGAACTACG AAATGTGTCCAGATGACATCCAGCCCTCTGAGGGGCTCAGCGCTCTCAATTCATTACTGGAGGCCAAGATGGGACATCGAGTTACAAGAGTGCTGGATTATCTTTTTGATATGTTTGTCAACTGA
- the fip1l1b gene encoding pre-mRNA 3'-end-processing factor FIP1 isoform X2, giving the protein MSAEEADKTTTTDASAGDEEEEWLYGDESESKEEDEEAKLNAAVSAPADAPADDAVPHTTGNGVASEAPGEAAGEDVDSDSDSDDDDDDVRVTIGDIKTGAPQYTPYGAPPVNLNIKTTGSRPYGQATKLKGVDLDAPGNINGVPVLEVDVESFEEKPWRKPGADLSDYFNYGFNEDTWKAYCEKQKRLRMGLEVSTVGSVTSKITVQQGRTGNEKDLSSLPVHTSKPDFTSPVNLYKSAVSQVTRISPPQWTGPPPQDMSYYTKTSGTIDVIGGQTATISRVEGRRRHNLDGNNIQVISEHSTSETEPTPAKIPPFFPPGPLPPNIPPPPFLPPPPNVSTAPPLIPPPRLPITVPPPGFPPPPSGPPPAIIPTMDSGHPGGYDGRSVPPYPFPQGAYPPPMAGGVPPPWPPIMDNSKPWDYYSRRDDKRDKDRDRPRERTHEREREREHSPSAMSYTSDEERYRYREYQERAYGERHRDRSSREKEERHRDRRHREKEEGRHKSSRSSSRRRHDSEEGDSHRRHKHKKSKRSKEGKEASEEISADQENQEAME; this is encoded by the exons ATGTCTGCGGAGGAAGCGGACAAAACAACCACCACTGATGCCAGCgctggagatgaggaggaggaatggCTGTATggag ATGAGTCGGAGAGTAaagaagaggatgaagaagcCAAATTGAATGCTGCCGTCAG TGCACCTGCTGATGCTCCAGCAGACGATGCTGTCCCACACACTACAGGAAATGGAGTCGCCTCTGAG GCCcctggagaagctgcagggGAAGATGTGGACAGTGATAGCGACAGTGATGACGACGACGATGATGTCCGCGTCACCATTGGCGACATAAAAACTGGAGCTCCACAATACAC ACCTTACGGAGCTCCACCTGTCAACCTCAACATAAAGACAACAGGCTCCAGACCCTATGGACAAG CCACAAAGCTGAAAGGAGTAGATCTTGATGCACCTGGGAACATTAATGGCGTTCCAGTCCTGGAGGTGGACGTGGAGTCCTTTGAAGAGAAACCCTGGAGGaagccag GAGCGGATCTGTCGGACTACTTTAACTACGGTTTCAATGAAGACACGTGGAAGGCTTACTGTGAGAAGCAGAAGAGGCTACGTATGGGCTTGGAGGTCTCCACAGTTGGTTCAGTCACAAGCAAGATCACT GTTCAGCAGGGCAGGACAGGTAATGAAAAGGACCTGTCAAGTTTGCCTGTTCACACCTCCAAACCAGACTTCACTTCTCCCGTCAACCTGTACAAGTCTGCTGTCAGTCAGGTCACCAG GATCTCTCCCCCTCAGTGGACTGGCCCGCCTCCTCAGGACATGTCCTATTATAC gAAGACGAGCGGTACCATAGATGTGATCGGTGGACAGACGGCCACAATCAGCAGGGTTGAAGGGCGACGCAGACACAATCTAGATGGCAACAATATCCAG GTGATCTCTGAACACTCCACATCAGAGACGGAACCAACTCCAGCTAAAATTCCCCCCTTCTTCCCTCCTGGACCTCTTCCTCCAAACATCCCCCCACCTCCGTTTCTCCCTCCGCCACCAAACGTCAGCACTGCACCCCCACTCATCCCCCCACCCA GGCTGCCCATTACTGTCCCTCCGCCTGGGTTTCCTCCTCCACCTAGTGGGCCTCCTCCTGCCATCATCCCCACTATGGACAG TGGCCACCCTGGAGGTTACGATGGACGCTCTGTGCCTCCGTACCCATTTCCTCAAG GTGCTTACCCTCCACCCATGGCTGGAGGTGTCCCTCCTCCTTGGCCCCCAATTATGGACAACTCCAAACCCTGGGACTACTATTCCCGTCGGGACGACAAGAGGGACAAGGACAGAGACAGACCCAGAGAGAGGACACATGagcgggagagagagagggagcacaGCCCTTCAGCTATGAGCTACaccag TGATGAGGAGCGGTATCGTTACCGCGAGTATCAGGAGCGAGCTTACGGAGAGCGCCATCGCGACCGGTCGAGCcgagagaaagaggaaagacACCGAGATAGGCggcacagagagaaagaggagggtCGCCACAAGTCCTCTCGCAG CAGTAGCAGAAGGAGGCATGACAGTGAGGAGGGCGACAGCCACCGGAGGCACAAACACAAGAAGAGCAAGAGGAGCAAGGAGGGCAAAGAGGCCAGTGAGGAGATCAGCGCAGACCAAGAGAACCAGGAGGCCATGGAGTAA
- the fip1l1b gene encoding pre-mRNA 3'-end-processing factor FIP1 isoform X1: MSAEEADKTTTTDASAGDEEEEWLYGDESESKEEDEEAKLNAAVSAPADAPADDAVPHTTGNGVASEAPGEAAGEDVDSDSDSDDDDDDVRVTIGDIKTGAPQYTPYGAPPVNLNIKTTGSRPYGQATKLKGVDLDAPGNINGVPVLEVDVESFEEKPWRKPGADLSDYFNYGFNEDTWKAYCEKQKRLRMGLEVSTVGSVTSKITVQQGRTGNEKDLSSLPVHTSKPDFTSPVNLYKSAVSQVTRISPPQWTGPPPQDMSYYTKTSGTIDVIGGQTATISRVEGRRRHNLDGNNIQVISEHSTSETEPTPAKIPPFFPPGPLPPNIPPPPFLPPPPNVSTAPPLIPPPRLPITVPPPGFPPPPSGPPPAIIPTMDSGHPGGYDGRSVPPYPFPQGAYPPPMAGGVPPPWPPIMDNSKPWDYYSRRDDKRDKDRDRPRERTHEREREREHSPSAMSYTSDEERYRYREYQERAYGERHRDRSSREKEERHRDRRHREKEEGRHKSSRSSSSRRRHDSEEGDSHRRHKHKKSKRSKEGKEASEEISADQENQEAME; encoded by the exons ATGTCTGCGGAGGAAGCGGACAAAACAACCACCACTGATGCCAGCgctggagatgaggaggaggaatggCTGTATggag ATGAGTCGGAGAGTAaagaagaggatgaagaagcCAAATTGAATGCTGCCGTCAG TGCACCTGCTGATGCTCCAGCAGACGATGCTGTCCCACACACTACAGGAAATGGAGTCGCCTCTGAG GCCcctggagaagctgcagggGAAGATGTGGACAGTGATAGCGACAGTGATGACGACGACGATGATGTCCGCGTCACCATTGGCGACATAAAAACTGGAGCTCCACAATACAC ACCTTACGGAGCTCCACCTGTCAACCTCAACATAAAGACAACAGGCTCCAGACCCTATGGACAAG CCACAAAGCTGAAAGGAGTAGATCTTGATGCACCTGGGAACATTAATGGCGTTCCAGTCCTGGAGGTGGACGTGGAGTCCTTTGAAGAGAAACCCTGGAGGaagccag GAGCGGATCTGTCGGACTACTTTAACTACGGTTTCAATGAAGACACGTGGAAGGCTTACTGTGAGAAGCAGAAGAGGCTACGTATGGGCTTGGAGGTCTCCACAGTTGGTTCAGTCACAAGCAAGATCACT GTTCAGCAGGGCAGGACAGGTAATGAAAAGGACCTGTCAAGTTTGCCTGTTCACACCTCCAAACCAGACTTCACTTCTCCCGTCAACCTGTACAAGTCTGCTGTCAGTCAGGTCACCAG GATCTCTCCCCCTCAGTGGACTGGCCCGCCTCCTCAGGACATGTCCTATTATAC gAAGACGAGCGGTACCATAGATGTGATCGGTGGACAGACGGCCACAATCAGCAGGGTTGAAGGGCGACGCAGACACAATCTAGATGGCAACAATATCCAG GTGATCTCTGAACACTCCACATCAGAGACGGAACCAACTCCAGCTAAAATTCCCCCCTTCTTCCCTCCTGGACCTCTTCCTCCAAACATCCCCCCACCTCCGTTTCTCCCTCCGCCACCAAACGTCAGCACTGCACCCCCACTCATCCCCCCACCCA GGCTGCCCATTACTGTCCCTCCGCCTGGGTTTCCTCCTCCACCTAGTGGGCCTCCTCCTGCCATCATCCCCACTATGGACAG TGGCCACCCTGGAGGTTACGATGGACGCTCTGTGCCTCCGTACCCATTTCCTCAAG GTGCTTACCCTCCACCCATGGCTGGAGGTGTCCCTCCTCCTTGGCCCCCAATTATGGACAACTCCAAACCCTGGGACTACTATTCCCGTCGGGACGACAAGAGGGACAAGGACAGAGACAGACCCAGAGAGAGGACACATGagcgggagagagagagggagcacaGCCCTTCAGCTATGAGCTACaccag TGATGAGGAGCGGTATCGTTACCGCGAGTATCAGGAGCGAGCTTACGGAGAGCGCCATCGCGACCGGTCGAGCcgagagaaagaggaaagacACCGAGATAGGCggcacagagagaaagaggagggtCGCCACAAGTCCTCTCGCAG CAGCAGTAGCAGAAGGAGGCATGACAGTGAGGAGGGCGACAGCCACCGGAGGCACAAACACAAGAAGAGCAAGAGGAGCAAGGAGGGCAAAGAGGCCAGTGAGGAGATCAGCGCAGACCAAGAGAACCAGGAGGCCATGGAGTAA